The following are encoded in a window of Magnetococcales bacterium genomic DNA:
- a CDS encoding CoB--CoM heterodisulfide reductase iron-sulfur subunit A family protein, whose protein sequence is MTSGNAASQTILVVGGGMSGLTAALEAAEVGHDVILVEKSPYLGGRVAQHSKYFPKLCSPNCGLEINYQRLRNNPRITFHTMTEVEKIEGTTGKYTVRLRQNPRFVNHKCTGCGDCAKACTTEIPNPFNFGLGTTKAIHGGHEMAFPNRYVMDAEFAKTDAARKLVEVCKTGAIEPDMAAKNVDVNVGSIIWATGWTPYAAEKIRPYGFGQYANVTTNMRLERMAAPFGPTQGKIQRPSDGKEPTNIAFIQCAGSRDHNYLPFCSRICCLASMKQATYVRSQYPDAKVTIFYIDLRAMDRYEAFLKKVEADQNIRWVKSKPARIEEDAATGNPIVIGEDTLTGVRYRESFDMVVLATGMEPNSAGQPVPAENVPVDDYGFVVNAGGGIISVGCASGPLDVAGSVQSATAAAMKAIQSLAQAKG, encoded by the coding sequence ATGACGAGTGGCAACGCCGCAAGCCAAACAATTCTGGTCGTCGGCGGCGGCATGAGCGGTCTGACCGCCGCCCTGGAGGCTGCCGAAGTGGGACACGATGTCATTCTCGTGGAAAAAAGTCCCTACCTCGGTGGCCGCGTGGCGCAGCACAGCAAGTATTTTCCAAAATTGTGCAGTCCCAACTGCGGTTTGGAAATCAACTATCAAAGGCTCCGGAACAATCCCCGGATCACCTTTCATACCATGACGGAGGTGGAAAAAATCGAGGGAACGACCGGTAAGTATACCGTTCGCCTCCGGCAGAATCCCCGCTTCGTCAACCATAAATGTACAGGGTGCGGCGACTGCGCCAAGGCCTGTACCACCGAAATTCCCAATCCCTTCAACTTTGGCCTGGGTACCACCAAGGCCATCCATGGCGGCCATGAAATGGCCTTCCCCAATCGCTACGTCATGGATGCGGAGTTTGCCAAAACCGATGCCGCCCGCAAGCTGGTCGAGGTCTGCAAGACAGGAGCCATCGAACCGGACATGGCCGCCAAGAATGTGGATGTCAACGTGGGTTCCATCATCTGGGCCACCGGCTGGACCCCCTATGCCGCAGAAAAAATCCGCCCCTATGGGTTTGGCCAATACGCCAACGTCACCACCAACATGCGTCTCGAACGCATGGCCGCCCCGTTTGGACCCACCCAGGGAAAAATCCAGCGACCATCCGATGGCAAAGAACCCACCAATATTGCCTTCATTCAATGTGCGGGTTCCCGGGATCACAACTATCTCCCTTTCTGCTCCCGCATCTGCTGTCTCGCCTCCATGAAACAGGCCACCTATGTCCGGAGCCAATATCCCGACGCCAAGGTGACCATATTCTATATCGATCTGCGGGCCATGGATCGTTATGAAGCCTTCCTGAAGAAGGTCGAAGCCGACCAGAACATACGCTGGGTCAAATCCAAACCAGCCCGTATCGAAGAAGATGCCGCCACCGGCAATCCCATCGTCATCGGCGAAGACACCCTGACCGGGGTACGCTACCGGGAAAGCTTCGACATGGTGGTACTCGCCACGGGCATGGAACCCAACAGCGCCGGACAACCGGTTCCGGCAGAAAATGTTCCCGTGGATGATTATGGGTTCGTGGTCAACGCCGGGGGTGGAATCATTTCGGTCGGTTGCGCCTCTGGTCCGTTGGACGTGGCCGGATCGGTTCAGTCCGCCACGGCGGCCGCCATGAAAGCGATCCAGAGTCTGGCCCAAGCGAAAGGATAA
- a CDS encoding FAD-dependent oxidoreductase gives MEDTKIGCYICTGCGIGEALDIDALKKVVQKEQKIPVVKNHEFLCGAEGLETIRKDMAGEGVNALVIAACSPREQVEAFRLGAPLMDRVSLRELVVWATSVAEGDETAEEDRQMLAEDNLRMGCVKIKKMNVPVPFQDPGFSKDILVVGGGISGLTAAREIATAGYQVILVEKTAQLGGKVADMHKVSASKPPYRDPQPNPIQDLIGTVQGNSRIKIHNNTTVKMTAGAPGLFDVTLGSNGKDETIRVGAIVVTTGYNLYDPGKLGHLGYGTSPDVITSLEFEAMAKAGKIVRKSDGQPAKRVAFSLCAGQRDKDHLEYCSGACCVYSMKQARYVQEQYPDGSAYVVYQEIRTPGQMEDFYRGAQDAGTVFIKGDIQKISKGSNGLSLDLKDKLLRSQENLEVDLLVLANGMVPNIDTQDPNVPSPMGKDQDTSGFVLNLQYRQGPSLPGLKWGYPDSHFICFPYETRRTGIYAAGPVRRPMGIAASVTDATGAALKAIQAVESVARGAAVHPRAGDLSYPSFRIEGCTQCKRCTEECPFGAINEDEKGNPLFNPTRCRRCSTCMGACPQKIISFANYSVDMIGSMLKACDIPEEDEEKPRILVFCCENDAYPALDMAARNRSSWSSYVRIIPLRCMGSMNLVWIADAMSSGWDGVLLMGCRHGDDYQCHNVRGSALAEIRLSKVSETLQKLKLESERVRMLEVNIMDAGTLPGLINNFVDNLVKLGPNPFKEF, from the coding sequence ATGGAAGATACAAAGATCGGCTGTTACATCTGCACCGGCTGCGGGATTGGTGAGGCCCTCGACATCGATGCCCTGAAAAAAGTCGTCCAGAAGGAACAGAAGATACCCGTTGTCAAAAATCATGAATTCCTGTGCGGTGCCGAGGGTCTGGAAACCATCCGCAAGGATATGGCCGGTGAAGGGGTCAATGCCCTGGTCATCGCCGCCTGCTCCCCCAGAGAACAGGTGGAAGCCTTCCGCCTGGGTGCCCCACTCATGGATCGGGTCAGCCTCCGTGAACTCGTGGTGTGGGCCACATCGGTCGCCGAAGGCGACGAAACCGCCGAAGAAGACCGGCAAATGCTGGCCGAAGACAATCTCCGCATGGGGTGCGTCAAAATCAAGAAAATGAACGTCCCGGTTCCGTTCCAGGATCCTGGATTTTCCAAGGATATTCTTGTGGTGGGAGGCGGCATCTCCGGCCTGACCGCCGCCCGGGAAATCGCCACCGCCGGCTACCAGGTGATCCTGGTGGAAAAAACTGCCCAACTGGGCGGCAAGGTGGCCGACATGCACAAGGTCTCCGCCAGCAAACCCCCCTACCGCGATCCCCAACCCAATCCCATCCAGGATTTGATCGGGACCGTGCAAGGCAACTCCCGGATCAAAATTCACAACAACACCACCGTCAAAATGACCGCCGGTGCCCCAGGCCTCTTCGATGTCACCCTGGGCAGCAATGGCAAGGATGAGACCATCCGCGTCGGTGCCATCGTCGTCACCACCGGTTACAACCTCTACGATCCCGGCAAGCTCGGCCACCTTGGCTACGGTACCTCGCCCGATGTCATCACCAGCCTGGAATTCGAGGCCATGGCCAAGGCCGGAAAAATCGTCCGCAAGTCGGACGGCCAACCCGCCAAACGGGTCGCCTTCTCCCTCTGCGCCGGACAACGCGACAAGGACCACCTCGAGTATTGCTCCGGGGCCTGCTGTGTCTACTCCATGAAACAGGCCCGTTACGTCCAGGAACAATATCCGGACGGCTCCGCCTACGTCGTCTATCAGGAAATCCGGACCCCCGGACAAATGGAAGATTTTTATCGCGGTGCCCAGGATGCCGGCACCGTCTTCATCAAGGGCGACATTCAAAAAATCTCCAAGGGAAGCAACGGCCTCTCCCTCGACCTGAAAGACAAACTCCTGCGCAGCCAGGAAAACCTGGAAGTGGATCTCCTGGTCCTGGCCAACGGCATGGTCCCCAACATCGACACCCAGGATCCCAATGTCCCCTCCCCGATGGGCAAGGATCAGGATACAAGCGGCTTTGTCCTGAATCTGCAATATCGCCAGGGACCCAGCCTGCCCGGCCTGAAATGGGGATACCCGGATTCGCATTTCATCTGCTTCCCCTATGAAACCCGGCGTACCGGTATCTATGCTGCCGGTCCGGTCCGGCGTCCCATGGGGATTGCCGCCAGCGTCACCGATGCCACCGGTGCCGCCCTGAAAGCCATCCAGGCCGTCGAATCCGTGGCACGAGGTGCCGCAGTCCATCCCCGGGCAGGCGACCTCTCCTACCCGTCGTTCCGCATCGAGGGGTGTACCCAGTGCAAACGCTGCACGGAAGAGTGTCCGTTCGGTGCCATCAACGAGGATGAAAAAGGCAATCCCCTGTTCAATCCGACCCGTTGCCGGCGTTGCAGCACCTGCATGGGAGCCTGCCCGCAAAAAATCATCTCCTTCGCCAACTATTCGGTGGACATGATCGGCTCCATGCTCAAGGCCTGCGATATTCCCGAAGAGGACGAAGAAAAACCCCGGATCCTGGTGTTCTGCTGCGAAAACGACGCCTATCCGGCTCTGGATATGGCCGCCCGCAATCGCTCTTCCTGGAGTTCCTATGTGCGCATCATTCCCCTGCGCTGCATGGGATCCATGAACCTGGTCTGGATTGCAGATGCCATGTCCAGTGGTTGGGATGGGGTGCTGTTGATGGGTTGCCGCCATGGCGACGACTATCAATGCCACAACGTCCGCGGCTCGGCCCTGGCAGAAATCCGCCTGAGCAAGGTTTCCGAAACCCTGCAAAAACTCAAACTGGAATCGGAACGGGTGCGCATGCTGGAGGTCAACATCATGGATGCAGGCACGCTGCCGGGACTGATCAACAATTTCGTCGATAACCTGGTGAAACTGGGACCCAACCCCTTCAAGGAATTCTGA
- a CDS encoding 4Fe-4S dicluster domain-containing protein — MAYNLSFAREVYKNAEMGHWIKMCMQCGVCSGSCPLGPHWEFGPRQIFQMVRAGKEAEVLKSSSMWMCTSCYNCIARCPRGLPITHVVHGLARYAVEKQQADPNQTTHRFATRVFWNNVVKTGRVGEAGLSMHLYFIDGIGQGIKNVMEMQAVALGMLKSKRLNPVPFRGKIKGYDGLKKMLDKAFELESKREAAK; from the coding sequence ATGGCTTATAACCTGTCGTTTGCCCGGGAGGTGTACAAAAACGCCGAGATGGGGCACTGGATCAAGATGTGCATGCAGTGTGGCGTCTGCTCCGGTTCCTGTCCCCTGGGACCCCACTGGGAGTTCGGCCCAAGACAAATCTTTCAGATGGTCCGGGCCGGCAAGGAGGCAGAAGTCCTGAAAAGCAGTTCCATGTGGATGTGTACCTCCTGTTACAACTGTATCGCCCGTTGCCCCCGGGGTCTTCCCATCACCCATGTCGTCCATGGTCTGGCCCGTTATGCCGTGGAGAAACAACAGGCCGATCCCAACCAGACCACCCATCGGTTTGCCACCAGGGTATTCTGGAACAACGTCGTCAAAACCGGACGGGTCGGCGAGGCCGGCCTCTCCATGCATCTCTACTTCATCGATGGCATCGGTCAGGGCATCAAAAACGTCATGGAAATGCAGGCCGTGGCCCTGGGCATGCTGAAATCAAAGCGACTCAATCCGGTTCCGTTCCGGGGGAAAATCAAAGGCTACGACGGCCTCAAGAAAATGCTGGACAAGGCCTTTGAACTGGAGAGCAAGAGGGAGGCTGCAAAATGA
- a CDS encoding CoB--CoM heterodisulfide reductase iron-sulfur subunit B family protein translates to MKEYAFYPGCSSEKMASAANMENSVHNMCKILDIHLKEIDDWNCCSASIGYAGGGQLPRMALTARNFALAQKQQPGKELVATCAACWLALRETQERIEEEPQVKADLDTVLAEAGLTYDGHIKSRHIVEVLIEDIGWDTLKSKVKKPLKGLKVAGYVGCQTNRPFGIAGDNFENPQYLDKMIDLTGATAVPFPKKVACCGGALAFSENEKACALIKDILQSAVDNGAEVIITPCPVCQLNVEVYQGKVNKMFGTHFNIPVLYYSQLFVLAWGGSWQDAALHQQVIPADVLKRFA, encoded by the coding sequence ATGAAGGAATATGCCTTTTACCCGGGATGCAGCTCGGAAAAAATGGCCTCGGCGGCCAATATGGAAAACTCGGTCCATAACATGTGCAAAATTCTGGACATCCATCTCAAGGAGATCGATGACTGGAACTGTTGCAGTGCCTCCATCGGCTATGCCGGGGGTGGACAACTGCCGCGTATGGCCCTGACCGCCCGCAACTTTGCCCTCGCCCAGAAGCAACAACCCGGCAAGGAATTGGTGGCCACCTGCGCAGCCTGCTGGCTGGCCCTCCGGGAGACCCAGGAACGCATCGAAGAAGAACCCCAAGTCAAGGCCGATCTCGATACCGTTCTTGCCGAAGCCGGTCTGACCTACGATGGTCATATCAAAAGTCGGCATATCGTCGAGGTCCTCATTGAGGACATTGGCTGGGATACGTTGAAATCAAAAGTGAAAAAACCTCTCAAGGGTTTGAAGGTGGCCGGATATGTCGGTTGCCAGACCAATCGGCCCTTCGGCATCGCCGGCGACAATTTCGAAAATCCCCAGTATCTCGACAAGATGATCGATCTCACCGGGGCCACGGCAGTACCCTTCCCCAAAAAAGTGGCCTGCTGCGGTGGTGCCCTGGCTTTTTCGGAAAATGAAAAAGCCTGTGCCCTGATCAAGGACATTCTGCAATCCGCCGTGGACAACGGTGCCGAGGTCATCATCACCCCCTGCCCGGTCTGTCAGTTGAATGTGGAAGTCTACCAGGGCAAGGTCAACAAAATGTTCGGCACCCATTTCAACATACCGGTGCTGTACTATTCGCAGTTGTTCGTTCTGGCATGGGGTGGCAGTTGGCAGGATGCTGCCTTGCATCAACAAGTCATCCCCGCCGATGTCTTGAAAAGGTTTGCCTGA
- a CDS encoding FIST C-terminal domain-containing protein, translating to MKWGSSVREGSSLTEAFRLATLDIQEQLGQETPDLALVFVSSLYQSAARSVPELLQSGLNPRHWLGCSANGVIGDGQEVEYRPAVSITAALLPDVQLQVFHMEYPDLGALGWDEQNWQQLTGAHADQPVQFILLADPFSFGADHCLRQMDIIYPGAAKIGGIVSGGSGPGGNLLWSNGVLDHTGLIGIAMQGNIQLDTIVAQGCRPIGNPMFVTRQRDNVLLELDGRRPDEILSELIKEAAEKDQHLAHGALFLGLAMPPTKVTYRPGDFLIRNLMGLNPDTGALTVGSILEPYQVVQFHVRDARSSRDELIRLLKEYHQAQPTPPAGGVIFSCLGRGSTMFGRPNHDTDLFRQYYADIPLGGFFGNGEIGPVAGMTFLHGYTSSFGLFRPLQSVPSERTT from the coding sequence ATGAAATGGGGATCAAGTGTCAGAGAGGGTTCCTCCCTGACAGAGGCCTTTCGTCTGGCGACGCTGGATATTCAGGAACAGTTGGGTCAGGAAACCCCGGACCTGGCCCTGGTTTTTGTCTCTTCCCTTTATCAGTCCGCTGCCAGAAGTGTTCCGGAGTTGTTGCAAAGCGGCTTGAATCCCCGCCACTGGTTGGGTTGTTCAGCCAACGGCGTCATCGGGGATGGGCAGGAAGTGGAGTATCGTCCGGCGGTCTCGATCACCGCTGCCTTGTTGCCGGATGTGCAGTTGCAGGTGTTCCACATGGAATACCCGGATCTGGGTGCCCTTGGTTGGGATGAACAAAACTGGCAACAGTTGACCGGTGCCCATGCCGATCAACCCGTGCAATTCATCCTGCTCGCCGATCCGTTCTCCTTCGGTGCCGACCACTGCCTGCGTCAGATGGACATCATCTATCCCGGTGCCGCCAAAATCGGCGGCATTGTCTCGGGCGGTTCAGGCCCGGGGGGCAATCTGCTCTGGTCAAACGGGGTTCTGGATCATACCGGACTGATCGGAATTGCCATGCAGGGCAATATTCAACTGGATACCATCGTGGCCCAGGGGTGCCGCCCCATCGGCAATCCCATGTTTGTCACCCGCCAGCGCGACAATGTTCTGCTGGAACTGGATGGCCGCCGACCGGATGAAATATTGTCGGAATTGATCAAGGAAGCCGCCGAAAAAGACCAGCATTTGGCACATGGTGCCCTTTTTCTCGGTCTGGCCATGCCCCCAACAAAAGTAACCTATCGTCCGGGTGATTTTTTGATTCGCAATCTGATGGGGTTGAATCCGGATACCGGTGCTTTGACGGTTGGCAGCATTCTGGAACCGTACCAGGTGGTCCAGTTTCATGTACGCGACGCCCGCAGTTCACGCGATGAATTGATCCGGCTGCTGAAGGAATATCACCAGGCACAACCCACACCACCTGCGGGAGGGGTGATTTTTTCCTGCCTGGGACGCGGCAGCACCATGTTTGGTCGCCCCAATCATGACACGGATCTGTTTCGCCAATATTACGCTGACATTCCCCTGGGCGGTTTTTTTGGCAACGGCGAGATTGGCCCGGTGGCCGGGATGACCTTCCTGCACGGCTATACCAGCTCTTTTGGTCTGTTTCGTCCCTTGCAGAGTGTCCCCTCCGAGAGAACCACTTAA
- a CDS encoding 4Fe-4S binding protein: GSHADHASHDAGGQKTDHAGHDAGGSHADHASHDAGGQKTDHAGHGGSHGMGHNHPGMPFSYILPILLFIPIVLIWAIWSRLPAEPHPFSIPLTRFPIIRQVVQFLNASPQPLAMIKLVTLALYLLAIFAGIWGTATAEHNFATVLVWGLWWPLVIISVFFVGSAWCAICPWETLAKLVVFRRLWRRPANEQTVQRKVPMRYRNVYPAMVLFMGLTWLELGIGVTTIPWATAGMATIMFILATLSLIFFERKAFCRYFCPVGRTIGYYSRLAPIEIRPVDDTVCGSCTTLECYNGTKEIEPCPTHLTLGRFGQNTFCISCGSCVISCPHDNVTWRLRSMASEAKTVARAHWDGSWFMLGLLAITIFHGLTMMSFWGGWVDAVKGLLGESDPPYITFTILMLLSFSLPALAFALAIWGVRILAPNAAPYRQLFSQLAFSSLPLSFAYHLAHNLDHFSREAPDLWRVLKNPLGSGTIPFTAAERHAMMQNPLIADSLLFSTQMLLMAFGFWLGVEIVRHRARGALRDGGNLEGWKLLPVYLFVAGITLFNLWLMGQDMVMRM; this comes from the coding sequence GCGGCTCGCACGCCGATCATGCCAGCCACGATGCCGGCGGACAAAAAACCGATCATGCCGGGCATGATGCCGGTGGCTCGCACGCCGATCATGCCAGCCACGATGCCGGCGGACAAAAAACCGATCATGCCGGACACGGTGGCAGCCATGGCATGGGACACAACCACCCCGGGATGCCATTCTCCTATATTTTGCCGATCCTGTTGTTCATCCCCATCGTGCTGATCTGGGCCATCTGGTCGCGGCTTCCCGCCGAACCCCATCCGTTCAGCATCCCTTTGACCCGTTTTCCGATCATCCGTCAGGTCGTTCAATTCCTGAATGCCTCTCCCCAGCCCCTGGCCATGATCAAACTGGTCACATTGGCTCTCTATCTGTTGGCCATCTTTGCCGGCATCTGGGGTACGGCCACGGCAGAACACAACTTTGCCACGGTCCTGGTCTGGGGTTTATGGTGGCCACTCGTGATCATTTCCGTCTTTTTTGTCGGGTCTGCCTGGTGCGCAATCTGTCCCTGGGAGACCCTGGCCAAGCTCGTTGTTTTCCGGCGTCTATGGCGTCGCCCGGCCAATGAACAAACCGTGCAACGCAAAGTGCCCATGCGTTATCGCAATGTCTATCCGGCCATGGTGTTGTTCATGGGTCTGACCTGGCTGGAGTTGGGCATTGGTGTCACCACGATTCCCTGGGCCACCGCCGGCATGGCCACCATCATGTTCATCCTGGCCACCCTGAGCCTGATCTTTTTCGAACGGAAGGCCTTTTGCCGCTATTTTTGCCCGGTTGGGCGGACCATTGGCTATTACAGCCGGTTGGCTCCCATCGAAATCCGTCCGGTCGATGATACGGTTTGTGGCAGTTGTACCACCCTGGAGTGTTACAACGGTACCAAGGAGATCGAACCCTGTCCGACTCACTTGACCCTGGGCCGGTTTGGGCAAAACACCTTCTGTATCTCCTGTGGGTCCTGTGTCATCTCCTGTCCGCACGACAACGTCACCTGGCGGCTGCGCAGCATGGCCAGTGAAGCCAAAACCGTGGCCCGCGCCCATTGGGATGGTTCCTGGTTCATGCTCGGCCTGCTGGCGATCACCATTTTCCATGGCCTCACCATGATGTCGTTCTGGGGTGGTTGGGTCGATGCGGTCAAGGGCCTCCTGGGGGAAAGCGATCCACCCTATATCACCTTTACCATTCTCATGCTGCTCAGTTTTTCCCTGCCTGCCCTGGCTTTTGCCCTGGCCATTTGGGGGGTGCGCATCCTGGCTCCCAATGCGGCCCCGTATCGGCAACTTTTTTCCCAACTTGCCTTCAGTTCGCTGCCATTATCCTTCGCCTATCATCTGGCCCACAATCTGGACCATTTTTCCCGCGAAGCTCCTGATCTTTGGCGGGTCTTGAAAAACCCCCTGGGCAGCGGCACCATACCCTTCACCGCTGCGGAACGACATGCCATGATGCAAAATCCGCTGATTGCGGATTCTCTCCTGTTCAGCACCCAGATGTTATTGATGGCATTTGGTTTTTGGCTTGGGGTCGAGATTGTCCGGCATCGCGCCCGGGGTGCCCTCAGGGATGGCGGCAATCTGGAAGGCTGGAAACTGCTCCCCGTCTACCTCTTCGTGGCTGGCATCACGCTTTTCAATCTCTGGCTCATGGGTCAGGATATGGTCATGCGCATGTAG
- a CDS encoding cytochrome c has protein sequence MRLLLTKQDLTAISPARNRERFLVDGTGKHRFMGTGMGMGVGSSLILAITIMLFLVTGQTALAAESAGFDPAKAYAKACAVCHGKNGNGQSTLAQSMTPPPANFSDPEAITRLTRERMIKAVENGKSGTAMPGWSARFSREQIEALVGYIQDTFMLSSRREDASPGRRLYAENCSVCHGDKGDTARWARNGLSPPPRDFTTELARKDLTRERMLFSVTYGRPDTAMPAWKDRFKREEIEHLVDYIRGAFMTEKNVAATASSSPKTEDHAAHQEHAKAAEPSPAAIAAAKQHDHAAHWNITDIIKPMPHGLQGDIQAGQRFYDDNCYLCHGKDGDGRGPRSDFINPKPRNFRHPAAQHKFSREHLFFIISDGVNGTEMPAWKSVLKQQEIANIAEYVFQKFIIPGLPPGYLEKMADQLKSQPAMHHGTGGEHDAGHAGHDAGGQKTDHAGHDASG, from the coding sequence ATGAGACTGCTGCTCACAAAACAGGATCTTACCGCCATCTCCCCGGCCAGGAACAGGGAGCGTTTTCTTGTTGATGGTACGGGAAAACACCGGTTCATGGGCACAGGTATGGGCATGGGAGTGGGTTCAAGCCTGATCCTGGCGATCACGATCATGTTGTTCCTGGTCACGGGACAAACAGCTCTGGCGGCTGAGAGTGCGGGATTCGATCCGGCCAAGGCTTACGCCAAAGCCTGTGCTGTCTGCCATGGCAAAAACGGCAACGGTCAATCCACTCTGGCCCAGAGCATGACCCCTCCCCCAGCCAATTTTTCCGATCCCGAAGCCATCACGCGCCTGACCCGGGAACGCATGATCAAAGCCGTTGAAAACGGCAAGTCAGGCACCGCCATGCCGGGCTGGAGTGCCCGTTTTTCGCGGGAGCAGATCGAGGCCCTGGTCGGGTATATCCAGGACACCTTCATGCTCTCTTCCCGGCGCGAGGATGCCTCGCCGGGGCGGCGTCTTTATGCCGAAAATTGTTCGGTCTGTCATGGTGACAAGGGGGACACGGCCCGTTGGGCACGCAATGGCCTCTCCCCACCACCACGGGATTTCACCACCGAATTGGCCCGCAAGGATCTGACCCGGGAGCGCATGCTGTTTTCCGTAACCTACGGACGCCCCGATACAGCGATGCCAGCCTGGAAAGACCGTTTCAAACGTGAGGAGATCGAGCATCTCGTGGATTATATCCGGGGTGCTTTCATGACCGAAAAAAATGTGGCCGCCACCGCATCATCGTCTCCCAAGACCGAGGATCATGCCGCTCATCAGGAACACGCCAAGGCTGCCGAACCATCACCTGCGGCAATCGCTGCCGCCAAACAACACGACCATGCAGCGCATTGGAACATCACCGACATCATCAAACCCATGCCGCACGGACTCCAGGGCGATATTCAGGCCGGACAGCGTTTCTACGACGACAACTGTTACCTCTGCCACGGCAAGGATGGCGATGGTCGTGGTCCGCGTTCCGATTTCATCAATCCCAAACCGCGCAATTTCCGTCATCCGGCTGCCCAACATAAATTCAGCCGGGAACACCTGTTTTTCATCATCTCCGACGGGGTGAACGGCACGGAGATGCCTGCATGGAAATCAGTCCTGAAACAACAGGAAATTGCCAATATTGCGGAGTATGTCTTCCAGAAATTCATCATCCCCGGATTGCCGCCCGGATACCTGGAAAAAATGGCCGATCAACTCAAGAGCCAGCCTGCCATGCACCATGGCACCGGTGGAGAACATGATGCCGGACATGCCGGACACGATGCCGGTGGGCAAAAAACCGATCATGCCGGGCATGATGCCAGTGGCT